In Mangifera indica cultivar Alphonso chromosome 14, CATAS_Mindica_2.1, whole genome shotgun sequence, the DNA window TCTTTATTATCAGAAATTTCGCTGCTTGCTTTGGCTCCATGCGTTCACACACCTGTGCAGTCTGACAGATAAGCTGTACCCTCTTGCCCACTCGTCCCAGTGAGTCGCTTGCACAAATCTGATCGGATGATCTTGCAAAGATCAACGGTAGACAGAAAACCGGCTCTTCGGATTACTCAAGAGCCGCCTTATCCgtttatattataatgtataATGATTTTCTGGTAATACTGGAATTTTCATAGGCATATCAACATCAAATTTGTTTTGGTTCCACTTTCTCCATGATCAGAAGCTTGAAGCTTATTGATAGAACTAGAATTCCACTTGAATCTGGATTAATCTAAATATGGGATTGCTTGGTACGCACTGCATTGCTcctatttaatatattatcccAGAAAGGATTGGTTGGTCAATGCCAGGAGAGAGAAGTGTTGTtcatagatataaaaaatggtAATAATAAAGGTTGAAGTATTGAAAACTCTTTCTAAGAGACATGGAATTATCAAAATTtctcaattcaaatatatatatatataaatttcataaaagactaataaaataaaagctgGGATTGCTATTTGGGATCTTGATTTTTGACTATAAATCCATGTAAAGCCTTTGGGgttaattttgttacatttaAAACCTTTGTATTTGTTGAGTCAAGGTTTTAAGAATCGAATTAGATTAATACTCATTTTGAGGTCTAGTTTGAATGAATCGATCAGACTGTTTTGACCGACTGACAAACCGCATTTTCAGTTTTGTGTAAAAGTTGAATTACTTCACATGAACAAAAGAATATTTCATCTTCCGAATGAGTTGTTTAAGAATGgatttgaaggatttttttgAGAGTAAAGCTTACTTAGTACAagcattttccttttttagaATTATAATGGGATTGCAGGGCATCAAATTTCATTATGCACCCAACTTGACATTGTTTGCAGAGAAAAATGGTGTCGAGAACAATAAAGTCTCCTTATTTCGGATGGTAATGCTCATAATACTTAGTCCTTTCACACAACTTATCCAAACCTAGACAAAAGAGATTGCCAAAACAAAGCATTTTGTCAAATGAtaattcaaataacaaaatagtagaatgtcaaatatgacaacatattaaaattaaattattcactTATTTAATAGAATGATTGTAGAACTAATCAttgaaattaccaaaaaaaaaaaagatgattgaTAGGCCCTAAATGATACTCTTCATCAGGGAACTTGCTAATGATATGTTACGCGATTTTTAAACTGGCTATTGTAAAATTTTGGAAGccctttgtattttttttatttctttagcAGGTGTCGAGCAATGCTGTATTAAGAAGAGTAGCAATGCTAGATCGATCGTCATATTGACCATTGTTGATCACAATTGGTCACGTCCCGGCTTTATCCTTGATCTCTTCCTGGAAAGCTTTTGTATTGGCAACGGAACTAAATATTTTGCGAATCACTTGGTGTGGTTATAGTTGCTCTGGGTAGCAGGGCTTTTCAGTATTGCAACAACATTCGCCCCCATTGCTTCTTCCTCACCACCAACACTATGCCATGACCCGAAGTTGCTGCTTGAAGATTGGAGACACTTCGTGGCACTCTGCAGGAAAAAACTAGTTTGGGAGGATCATCGTTTACATGGAGAGCTCCAAGCAAATGCAAGGGATGAAGAGGCTACCCTAAGTTACCTTGAGGGAATAGGCTACTGTAAAATGAAATACAGATCACACAAAACATAAGATTGTATCAGTTCTTTGgtattagaaataaaatgtcTTCCTCACAAGATTCTACTCGATATGGTAACTGCTTTCTTGTAAAATTCTACCTAAAAAGACTCAAGCTTCAAGGCATGTTTTGTTCACTAAAAAGATTTCAAAGTTTTTGGAAGGTTGACAGAACTATTTCATTGTATTTCCATGTCCGTTTGTGCAACAGTTTTAGGTTTCCCCCTCCAGAGATATAATTAGCATTTGTAATACCAATCTGCTAAAGCACTAGGCCACCAAGATGCTAATCCTAAATTCTCTCTTTGTCAGAGAAAGTTTAGCTCTAACAATACTCCCATATCATACTAACCgtcataattcaaatttcatgatATCTCTAATATCATCTAAACCATACTGAGCTCACATATACAGGAAAGAACTTAAACTGCACAAAGATAATTCCAGGGCATGGTTAAAGTTCCCATAAAAGAGTCAAGAAAAATTTAGTACAGCTATCTCAGCTAGCTGCTATCCAAGAACCAAACCAGAGTATCAACTGAGCTTCTATAAGTTTAAGGCAAAAAGATTTTCAAGCAAAAGAAATCATTactttgcattaaaaaaaattacaagccACTGAGTCAATCAAACAACAGAGTTAACTTAATGCAACTTACAAGAATCAAAAGcctctcaaaatcaaattcacaGCGGATGGTCCTACTGATACAATACAAAGTCAAATGCAGTTAAAAAGGAATGTCTCCTTCTGGCAGCTCCCagttatcttcttcttcttcttccttcttgtTTGCTGATAGTTCTTGCTTGTTCTGTGAAGAAAATCTTGCTGCTGGGCGCCTGCTCAGGTGGTgcaaaaattagtaaatgaTCACTTCGAAATCAATTTAACAGATAAACAGGCAAAAGGAATTCCTCATGAGCATCCCCTATAAACCCACTAATAACCACAAGAATTACATAATATCactttattataatatgtaaaatcTATCTAATTTCTGTACATTGTAAACTCTTCAGACTGGCATCTCAAAGACACTAATAATATCATAAAGATTTAAGTACACTTCAAATTTTCGCTAATCAATTAGTAGTTAATACAGATATCAGCAGCACCTTGCAATTTAAAGAACCAGCAGCTTCATAGTAAATGAACACACAAAAACACAGGCATAATTACAACAAACAGTAAACACAAAAACCAGCAGTTTCCACAAGCTAGCTCAGACAAAACAATGAAAGATACTAACAAAACCAATACCTCTTTTCTCATAAGCATTTATTTGGAACCCAAACCGAAATATGGGAAAAATGATCACTTAATTGAGCGACATTCAGAGGTATATGACAACAAATTCGACAAGTTAACAACTTGTCTCAGCTGACCAGAATTtcagaaaacataaaataaaaaacaaatcttCCTTGCCCtttctttatcaaaaaattatagaagAAATATAGAATCAAAGGCAAACCTTTTACGATTACGCTTAGCAGCCTCACGCGACTTTCGCTTCTTCTCATCTTGCTTATTCTCATGAAACCTCCTTCTTTTGCACTCTTGAATGATTCCAGCCCTCATAACCTCTCTTCTAAACCTATTCAGCAGCCTTTCCTCAGGTTCATTCTCGTCGACAATCACCTGAACATTGTAGGCGGATTTAAAGAATAGGGTATTTGCATACGCGAGAGAAGGGCATATAACTGAGGCCACAGTTGATAAGTGTGAAGAAGACGAATTATGACTCTCTTGAGCCACCTTTGAAACCAAAGCGCCTTTGGGTTTTTGTGGGTTAGAAACAATGttagaagagagagagaggtgggAGGGCGGTAGTTGAGCTTTGGGTGGTGGGTTTGAGGGTAAGATGAAGGAGAATAAGTTGGAGAGTGCGGTCGCCATTGTTGATTACCGGTTATGCTTTGTGTTGTAGATTTGTGGATTTTGTTTGCTGGCTTTTAGGTGGCCCTATCTTGATCGGTTTCAGTCATCGCCCATGGGTTCTCTTCTCATTATCAAATGGGCCTTATAATTAGACCTACGTTTCACTGGAACCACCAGAATACGgagaataaaatgttatattatatgtataaataaatttatataatttgatataatattatttaaaattttaaaataaagttaaaattataatttcatctttcaattataatttatttttttaatttacataatttatatatataaaaaaaattatattcaattacaaaataataataaaaattacttgttTTAGATAAGAAACCATTTTAAGGATTGTTAAAGGAAACTCTTAGTCTCATCTACAAGAAGAAATAGTTAgagttaattttatcaataaaaatattatatatatatatatatatatataatttaataattttaaattaataataaaataataattaattatatatcgatagatttatacatatatattaaaaatcgatatatataatataaaatttaaggtGTTGGGTTTCCACCCCAATCTGTGGGCTGAAAATGTTTGTCGTTTTACTCAAGGAGATTAGGAATTATGATCGTGGGACCCTGATTAAGATTAAACAAATCAACCCCACTACACTAATCAGTGcaatacaattttatatatgtaaaaggcTTATCCAATGGGCTAGCAAGGGTGTGCCATTTTTGGCTTttgattaaactaattaatctgcctttaatgataatattctttaattaacatattaaatACCACTGATGTTGTTGAATACTTTAAATTTTTCCTGCTCGTTGATCTAGACTAACTCTGTCTTCACAACTATCCAAATTATACCTAGCAGTTTGATTATggacataaattttatttcttcttcaaaaaCCTGGATAATCAGGttaataatactaatttatgaataataattacAAGACTAAAACGTCACAGTATTTGGTTGGCATTAAAacttgtaaattaattaaataattagtcaACGAAAATTACACATCCCACCTTATTGGTCTTCGTTTCTTTTGAGAACGaaaaaacataaactaaaaaataattccaCTATTATTAATTAGTTGTACTCAATGATTTTGAAGTCAAGCCAGTGGTCAAATTAGTTGTTCTACTGATTCGATtggtttaaattattatatatatttttaaataatatcaaatatttattatattttttaaatataaaatataattttaaatatattaattaaataattaacaatttattatactaataaaaaaaaacctaaaacattTATCagaattgattaaattttaaactaatcaatattttttataaataaactaaattatgaaaatgaataagattataaattagtttaaagtttaatcgatcaaaccaattaatttaaatcggttttaaaaatactaattttattattttatctatataaattagtGGATCTTAACGtgataatttatatccaaaattcaaaagaaaaagaaaaaaacccaatTAATTTCAAATCCCACCAAACCAAAGATTTGGTGAAAATTTATGTCCAGTGTGCTGGATTCCCTCGTGCCTTAATcccaaaaaatgaataaaaacaaaagagtaataatttacaaatctaattttgttatatattttatttatataaataacatattattatataattaaatattattttatttttaatttaaaattataaaaattacaaaaaccttTTCGAAGTGATTTACTTGATTATTTCTCTCCAGCGAGGCTCTCCCACGCTCTCAGCCAGTGCGTCaacaacataaattataaaaatttaaaaaataaaaaccatgaCTTTGGCTctgcaaaaaataaattgtttatgGCTTCCACGGACGGAGAGAAGGAAGAAAGAACTCAACACTAGAGAAACAGAAAGACTCAAATAGAACACAACACTGAACACACTGTATCTTAAAGTTGACGCTTTTTTCGTTTCGAAAACCATTCGTGGGTTTTGGTGATGATAGCGGTGAGAACAATTctgaatatattattaatattttcaactttgtaATCCCCACAATATGTtaaattaagcttaaatttCCAGCAAATGGGCTGCCTTCATGTCATTTAACTCTGTCACAAATGGCCTCTCACTCGCACTTTCACTCtgctttttaattataataactctaagctttcattttcttcttctctttcttcctttATCACTCCTCCTCTTCCTCCTACGACTACTTCAAACTCTTAAACCTTCGTTCTCCCTAACTGTTTGTTTATGTATTAACAACTCAAGAATATAACCGTCCCTTCTTTTACTTCTTCCTTTGACTTGACTTCAAACTTCCCTTACCTGGTGTGTCTTCTCTTTCATCTCATTCACTATGTCCTCATCTTATTTGTACATCTGTTTCAACATGTCATTTCGTGGTGCATGTGTTTATTATGTATGTATCTATTTTCAGTTGCCAATCAGCTCATGCTATAAatgattcttctttctttcttccgtCTTAATACTTCTGCTTATGGGTTCTTGTTGTTATTCTTTTTCAGAAAGCATGCGTGTAGTTTCCATTTGAATGTGTTCAACTCATGCATGAAATTGGTAGTTAATGGTTTTTTCTTCAGTTATTTCCTGAGTTTATTTTATGATGAAGATTTGTCTCACTTTAAAAGAGGAGTTTGATCAACTCATGCCAGGAAAAGGTCTTTATGGCATCTCTAGTAGCGTCTTGTTGGATGATGATTATTTTTCTAAGGTTTATATCAACATGCACCCATCTCTAATAAAATCATCAATCCATGATACAGAAATGGTCAGATGGTCACAATTTTCCATCTTGCCtatgagaatttatagatttttagaGTCTTTAACTTGAAAATTGTTTAGATAACTGTTATTTCCTTAATAGATCTGCATCGATGTGCCTATATTCATCCCCCTCTCTGTAATTTTGATCATGcacgtattttttttttctggttttgaTTCTTGCAGGTTACTTTTGCCCACAGTTTTTCACCAGTTGTGTGCGTATTTGTAGACAGAAAAATAGCActtgaattatttattgatcCATGATAATCTTCTTTAGGTTATAGtttctctgtttttcttttttgtggttttttattttcaaaggaGGATATTTACCTAATATTAACTCATGGGTTGAGGTTATATATCACTTGATGGTTTAGTGTTCACTTTgaggttttaatttttcatgttcTTTTTCTCCAAGTGAGAACAagttatttgattgattatgaTTGATTGGGGTTGAGTTTTTCACTTACCAATTTGGCAGAAATTTGAGGTCTAGAACTCTTCTGATCGATGTCAAGGGACAGAGAAATCGAGGGCGAAGAAGGTAGAGAGGATTTGTGCATAAATGATCGGGACATCTTGGAAGGATGGGTGCTTGTTGGGGATAGTAGTGATGACCATCTGGTCAGTTCACCAAAAAGGACAAAGCTCTGTGAGAGTAGGCTTCATGGTTCTGCAGGTGAAGAACCTCAGGATGCAGATTATTCCTTTGTTCCCTCCCTCAATTATGACATGGAGAATCTAATTGTCGCCCGTGTTCCAGTAGGAGAACACTGGAAGTTTTATTCGGTGAACAAGCGATTTTTCTATCTTATGAAGAGTGGAGAACTCCTCAAGATTAGAAAGGCATTTGGGTTTGAAGAAACAACTGTGTTCATGTTTGCAAGTGGCCATAGCAGTTGGTGGGCATTTGACAGACAGTTTAAGTCTGGTCGAATGCTTCCAGAATTACCATCAGAACTGTGCTTTAAATTGGGAGATAAGGAATCACTTTGTGCTGGAACTCACCTCATTGTTTCAGGTAAGGAGGTAGATGGTGGTGTTGTCTGGAGGTATGAGTCAGAAACAAACAAATGGTCCAAGGGTCCTTCCATGATAAGTCCCCGGTGCTTATTTGCGTCTGCTACCTGTGGCACCTTTGCATATGTAGCCGGTGGGCTTGGGTTGGAGGCTGGTTGTGGCGTCTTAAATACTGCAGAGGGGTACAATCCACAGACAAAATCATGGGATCAACTTGCAGACATGAATAAACAGCGAAAGCTTTGCTCAGGCTGTTATATGGATAATAAGTTTTATGTAATCGGTGGGCGAAATCAGGACAATCAGCCTCTTGATTGTGGAGAGTGCTACGATGAATGTAAAAAGGAATGGAAACTAATTCCAGGGATGCTGAAAGACTTTCCAGCTGAGACTTTCCAGTCGCCGCCCCTTATTGCTGTGGTGAATAATGAGCTCTATTCACTTGAGACATCTTCGAATGAATTAAGGGTGTATCTGAAAAAGAGCAACTCATGGAAGAACTTAGGATTGGTTCCTGTAAGAGCTGATGTTAATAGAGGATGGGGTGTAGCATTCAAGTCACTGGGCAATGAGCTGCTTGTAATTGGTGCATCTGCAGCTTCTCATGACAGTATGAGCATATACACATGCTGTCCCAAATCTGATTCCAAGGAATTGCAATGGAGACTTCTCGAGTGCGGCCAGAACCCACTTAGTCATTTTATTCACAACTGTTCTGTTATGATAGGATGAA includes these proteins:
- the LOC123195846 gene encoding F-box/kelch-repeat protein At3g27150-like, with amino-acid sequence MSRDREIEGEEGREDLCINDRDILEGWVLVGDSSDDHLVSSPKRTKLCESRLHGSAGEEPQDADYSFVPSLNYDMENLIVARVPVGEHWKFYSVNKRFFYLMKSGELLKIRKAFGFEETTVFMFASGHSSWWAFDRQFKSGRMLPELPSELCFKLGDKESLCAGTHLIVSGKEVDGGVVWRYESETNKWSKGPSMISPRCLFASATCGTFAYVAGGLGLEAGCGVLNTAEGYNPQTKSWDQLADMNKQRKLCSGCYMDNKFYVIGGRNQDNQPLDCGECYDECKKEWKLIPGMLKDFPAETFQSPPLIAVVNNELYSLETSSNELRVYLKKSNSWKNLGLVPVRADVNRGWGVAFKSLGNELLVIGASAASHDSMSIYTCCPKSDSKELQWRLLECGQNPLSHFIHNCSVMIG
- the LOC123195709 gene encoding 30S ribosomal protein S21, chloroplastic; its protein translation is MATALSNLFSFILPSNPPPKAQLPPSHLSLSSNIVSNPQKPKGALVSKVAQESHNSSSSHLSTVASVICPSLAYANTLFFKSAYNVQVIVDENEPEERLLNRFRREVMRAGIIQECKRRRFHENKQDEKKRKSREAAKRNRKRRPAARFSSQNKQELSANKKEEEEEDNWELPEGDIPF